A stretch of the Candidatus Parvarchaeota archaeon genome encodes the following:
- a CDS encoding metallophosphoesterase yields MKLLAIADLHAEEEVLDRLRMHATKGNYGFILVAGDITNSEGPVSYALELIEILGKQAYYVHGNNDNLQVQHALESTGRSVHARKTKIGKWNLAGFGGSNKTPFA; encoded by the coding sequence ATGAAGCTTCTTGCAATTGCCGATTTGCACGCAGAGGAAGAAGTCCTCGACAGGCTGCGCATGCACGCAACCAAGGGCAATTATGGCTTTATCCTGGTTGCAGGGGACATAACAAACAGTGAAGGCCCGGTTTCATATGCACTTGAGCTAATAGAAATACTTGGAAAGCAGGCCTATTACGTTCATGGGAACAACGACAATTTGCAGGTCCAGCATGCCCTTGAGTCAACCGGCAGGTCTGTCCATGCAAGAAAGACTAAGATTGGGAAATGGAATCTGGCAGGATTTGGCGGGAGCAACAAAACCCCTTTTGCAA